The Pleuronectes platessa chromosome 22, fPlePla1.1, whole genome shotgun sequence region GGTTTCTGTGCTGGAGCTTTTGtatgtgtaaaaataaaaccaggaGTGACTTCTCTCTGTGGGGTCATGACACGACAGATAGCTTCAGGCCCTAAACCTTCTTGTGGACCAAACAAAATGTATGTAAGCTTCAAGTGGCTCAATAGCAAATGTGGCTCAAATATCCCAATACAAATGTGGGCCTTTTTTGTCAAACATTGGGTGCTCTAGCCAAGGTCTATTCGGGATGTAAACCTAAAGTGGTTAATGTGGTAAATGGCCCAAATAGCACAAATCTAATTCAGACCACCTTTGGCACCTTTCGTTGACATGGAGTGTTGCTATGGTTTACTTGTGGCAAACAGGAGTGGACCACCCAAGTGCCAACATCGCACAATATGTGGGCCAGATGTGGGCCAAAACATAGAACAAATATTTAACTATTCATATCAGAACAAAAGAGCGCCTGAGAACTTTTAATCTTTAACAAAGACCCACTTCTTCTCTCTGGCTATAAATTCATGTCTAGTTTGAGACCATGAATTCATCTGCTTCCTTGCAGTCTTTTAACTCTCAATTATTTAAGTCTATCGTTTCTATTTactctgttttttaatattcattttttcgCTTTAAGCCTGTTCAGCACTTAAAAATTATTCAAACGGAATATGAATAGTTAAATACAGGCGTACACATTTCCTATCAACCCCAACTCACTGATAATTTATTTGCAAACTTTTCTATGTTGATAAATGTGTTATCACTGTAGTATCTGTCCCAAAGTAGGCAGATGCTACAGGTAAGGAAGCCCAGCaaggtcaaataaaataaataattttgttCCCCCCattcacctctctctctgtttttatacCTCTCTCCTTCTGgctaaatgtttgtttgtggatTGGTTGCAGCCACAGggcatcacacactcacacataaacacacctaAAGGAACTGTCTTGTTTTTTGTGGACAAGCCAGTTCGGTGACTGGAGGATAAGAAAATAGAAATGCAAGGTGTGCTTTCTCTTCCAAACAAACGAGATCAACTGAACTTTGACGCAAATGCTTAAACAGGCAGCGTCATAAGTTGTTGAGCGTGAACGGTTTACGAGAACTGCCGTGACGAAGGTTACCGCCCCTGATATATAACCATTATGATTTACCCGGTCTCATTTCATGAAGTGCAAatgacttttttattttcacttctttttttttctgtcaattaTTAATCCACAGCACAGGGTGTAAAAGTTAAAGTAAAACAGTCAAATGAAGGACCAGAGGGTTATTGACAGTGAAGCGTTCAGGAGACCAAAcaatgaggagctgcaggtttttCCTTTCACCTCAACTCTAACGAACGGTTTGAAGCCCGAGGCTGCAGAAAGGGAACCACCTGAGACAGAGAGCGTTCACTTCTGTATCTCTGAGTAGCCATGGTTATCTGTGCCATGTGCCAATTATTATTACTTGTACTCCTATTACAACTGCTGCAAGGACTTTTACttctactactattactacttctACTGCGATTACACCTACTACTACAATAACAACTGCTACTATTACTattattcagttttttgtttttacaacttGTTCATTCAAGAGTAAATAAGCAAATATACTTCCACATCATACTATGCTTTACATTTGTGAATATAAACATGttataaatgtttgatattatcactctttacaaaaatattaaaataatcctATTGTTGGgttttgaaatgataaaaaactgGGGAAATGGAAGAAAACTTTCTCACAAGGGGATTGAAAAGAAGGAGGTTGAGCTGGTGAGTCTGGATTGGTTGCTATGACGGCTGTTACCACACTTACATGGTCTGTGAGATGCTCAGGGaccaaggaggtgtgtgtgtgtgtgtgtatgcgtttgtgtgtgtgtgttgttttagcCCCATCCTCTAATTTTGTTGTGTACGAGCCATACATTCAGTCATCTATCTATGTGTAgaaattatttataattatgaGTTTGGCACAGCTGattcacagtttgtgtgtgtgtgtttgtgtgtgtgacagatccAGGTGTGGGACACGGCAGGTCAGGAGAGGTTTCGTACCATCACCCAGAGCTACTACCGCAGCGCTCACGGCGCCATGATCGCCTATGACATCACACGACGCTCGACCTTTGACTCGGTGAAACACTGGATCAAGGAGGTGGAGCTGTACGGGGCAACTAACGTGGTGCTGGTACTCATAGGTGAGCCTGGTGTGAACTTTTGAGAATACAGTGAAAGTTGGAACATAAACATCCTGTGTGCCTTATAAACTATTTTCTAAATTTAAATggagtttattattttgatcatgAGTATGTACTGAAAAATACCATCAACACAGtgaatttatatatacacacacacacacacacacacacacacaaacacaccagtatttgctgcatttgttgtttaatttaaatgttggaTTTACAATCCTTGCATAATccagctaacaaacaaacagacgcaGAAACAAAACCTAACCACCTTGACAGAAGGTATTGAAATGCAGAACAACTTCAGTGATACAACCCTGTGTTCGGTGTTAGGAGAAATCTTAAGTTTCCATCTCTGTGCTCTGATTGTCTCTATCTAGGTAACAAATGTGACATGGAGCCGGAGCGCCAGGTTCAGTTTGAAGACGCCTGCGATCTGGCAAAAGAGCGAGGCATCCTCGCTGCTCTAGAAACATCGGCAAAGGTAATGACTGTTCACGCACACATATCTAACACTGAGGTGACATTTGGAAGTCGGTTCATATTTTTTATCCAACCTTTGTGTCCAGGAGAGTCAGAACGTGGCGGAGGCCTTCATGATGATGGCCAGAGAGCTGATCTATCGCAACGGCCTCAACGTCCACCAGGGAGACCCGTGGAGCACGCCCCGGGTTTCCCTCGGGGCCGACTCCCGGCCGGTTAACGGCGTGGTCAGTGCCTACGAACCTCCAGAGAAGAAGTCGTGTTGCTGATTTGGACGTGGACAGAACGGGGAAGATAAACAGTTGGACATAAAGAGATGAAGGGCACTTCCATTATGAATGTTGGAGAAGAGAAACGGAAGAAAATACAACCATGAGCGAGATCTCGTTGAGGCCAAGGCCTCCAAGAATTAGACAAATATTGAAAAGTATTGAAAAatgaattcaatgtacttttcTGTGACGTGAAGAGAATCAGAGAATTGCTCACTTGGTGCTGCAAGGAGGAGAGAGTCAATGCTACGATGAGGAGCGTTCGCCATCGAGAGAATAAGAGACACTGGAGAACGAGTGCGATCAGTGTTGTGGTAAAGTTGCATAAAGAACAATTTCCTTTATATAAACTGCATCTGGACAGTTTTATCTCCTCCAGTGATTGACTGTGTTTTACATATTCACAAATATCTGTAGTAGACTGTGAATGGACATTAAGTGGATTCTGATCAATTTGTATGACGTTGCAAGGCGAAAAAAAGATTCTTTAAAATGAGCAAAGGTTGTGAAGAAAGGTTTTCAGCCACTGATGGTAAATGGTAACTCACTCTCatattcatacagttcataCAATTTGCCCCAAAGACTTCTGAATGCAGACCAGAGGAGCTcaggatcgaaccaccgacatTCTGCTGACTGGACAACCCCCTCTAACTCCTGAGCCACACCCCCACCTAATTTATTCACGTTTACTTTTAAACAGTCACCCATTTTAATGAGACCTGGTTTAGGAGGACGTATGgccttctttttgttttgaggACCACCTCTTCCTAAACACTAGGGGGCACTGTGTCCACATAAAGGCACAACTACAGCCTGGGTGCTCATTGCCAAACACAGTAAAGATCAACTTAATGTAAAACACATGTGGCTGCACTGAGGAACATCAATGCATCCCAGTAAACAGGAAAAAGTTGAATCACCCTTCAGGCTCAACTATGTCAAGGTCAGTTCCTGCAAACCCAACGGCCAAACTTAACGTAATCGGACAAGGCTCCCGTCCAGGATATAACCTTCCTTTGTGTTCAGTGCCAGGTTGGACGGGGGTTCAGTGCCAACCTGGAAGTCATGTAGCAGATCTGATGCAGCCAATCTGCCTTTTATCCATTTTGTcatgaggggggaaaaaaactcatGTGCGGCCTTCATCCAAAACTAAAGATTCCAGTGTTAAAGCAATAA contains the following coding sequences:
- the LOC128428582 gene encoding ras-related protein Rab-19, whose translation is MQTPGPEHDDSFDFLFKIILIGDSNVGKTCVVQNFKSGIFAERQQNTIGVDFTVRTVDVEGKKVKIQVWDTAGQERFRTITQSYYRSAHGAMIAYDITRRSTFDSVKHWIKEVELYGATNVVLVLIGNKCDMEPERQVQFEDACDLAKERGILAALETSAKESQNVAEAFMMMARELIYRNGLNVHQGDPWSTPRVSLGADSRPVNGVVSAYEPPEKKSCC